The proteins below are encoded in one region of Carettochelys insculpta isolate YL-2023 chromosome 32, ASM3395843v1, whole genome shotgun sequence:
- the LOC142004919 gene encoding olfactory receptor 6B1-like, whose product MEQENHTRVREFILVGFPTILELQVLLFVVFLTIYLLTLLQNMVIIALIWTNLHLHKPMYFFLSHLSFLEAWYISVTVPKLLVNFLVVNKSISFLGCMVQLYFFIALFCTECALLAAMAYDRYVAICNPLRYPTIMSHRLCLQLAVGSWLTGFLMSILKVFFIAQLSYCGPNVINHFFCDISPLLNLSCSDMTVAEMVDFVCALIILLIPLSVTVTSYICIISTILRIPTAQGRRKAFSTCGSHLTVVVVFFSTTVFMYARPRRIYSFDLNKLVSVVYTIAIPMLNPFIYCLRNQEVKGALRKMLGVKSADPNVSSSDH is encoded by the coding sequence ATGGAGCAGGAGAACCACACCCGAGTGCGGGAGTTCATCCTTGTGGGATTCCCAACcatcctggagctgcaggtgctgctctttgTGGTGTTCCTCACCATATACCTGCTGACCCTCCTGCAGAACATGGTCATCATTGCCCTGATCTGGACCAACCTCCACCTCCACAagcccatgtacttcttcctcagTCACCTCTCCTTCCTGGAGGCTTGGTACATCTCGGTCACCGTCCCAAAGCTGCTGGTGAATTTCCTGGTGGTGAATAAGAGCATCTCCTTCCTGGGCTGCATGGTCCAGCTCTACTTCTTCATTGCCTTGTTCTGCACTGAATGTGCCCTCTTAGCtgccatggcctatgaccgctatgtggccatctgtaaCCCACTGCGCTACCCGACTATCATGAGTCACCggctgtgcctgcagctggcGGTGGGCTCCTGGCTGACTGGCTTCCTCATGTCCATACTGAAGGTCTTCTTCATCGCCCAGCTGTCATACTGTGGCCCCAATGTCATcaaccacttcttctgtgacatctCCCCATTGCTCAACCTCTCCTGCTCCGACATGACAGTGGCAGAGATGGTGGACTTTGTCTGTGCCTTGATCAtcctcctcatccccctctccGTCACTGTCACCTCCTACATCTGCATCATCAGCACCATCCTGCGCATCCCCACcgcccagggcaggaggaaggccttctccacctgcggCTCCCACCTCACTGTGGTTGTCGTCTTCTTCTCAACCACCGTCTTCATGTACGCCCGGCCCCGGAGGATCTACTCCTTTGACCTCAACAAGCTCGTGTCCGTGGTGTACACCATTGCCATCCCCATGTTGAACCCCTTCATTTACTGCCTGAGGAACCAGGAAGTGAAGGGGGCACTAAGAAAGATGCTGGGTGTCAAGAGTGCTGACCCCAACGTCTCTAGCAGTGACCACTAG